A single genomic interval of Alteromonas sp. CI.11.F.A3 harbors:
- a CDS encoding Grx4 family monothiol glutaredoxin, whose protein sequence is MDNTETQSTVDRIKQQIEENPILLYMKGSPKLPSCGFSSQASQALMGCGEPFAYVDILQNPDIRAELPKYANWPTFPQLWVDGELVGGCDIIMEMFQQNELQPLIKETAEKHKTEK, encoded by the coding sequence ATGGATAACACTGAAACACAATCCACCGTAGACAGAATTAAGCAACAAATTGAAGAAAACCCTATTCTTTTATATATGAAGGGTTCTCCTAAACTGCCAAGTTGTGGTTTTTCTTCACAAGCATCACAAGCACTAATGGGCTGTGGTGAACCGTTTGCGTATGTAGACATTTTGCAAAACCCAGATATTCGCGCTGAATTACCAAAGTATGCGAACTGGCCAACTTTCCCACAATTATGGGTAGACGGCGAGTTAGTAGGTGGTTGTGATATTATTATGGAAATGTTTCAACAAAACGAATTGCAGCCGTTAATTAAAGAAACGGCAGAGAAACACAAGACTGAAAAATAA